tcctcccacctagatcctcctctgccatcatgtttcaggacctgaacagcgaccactgcctgccccagagtcctttactttggtgcaatacaacaaccctagtccaagttctgctttgtgtttatccttctgttcctatttttcaacttctacgagtgggatcatcctatattcatcttggTGGGTCTTTTAATGACTTAGTGGTGCAGGTGGTAGAGTGTTCTCAGACCTGCTTTGTAGCCAGCCTGCTTTGAGACCAAGTTGGGCTGCCTTTGTGCATCTGCTTGTGAGAAAATGAAGGTAGAAAAGTGGCTAGCCTCATTAATGTGTCTTTGTGGTCGCCTGGGCCACACTacttcagatacagagagacagagatagaaagggagagatgccacagcaccaaagcttccccaggTAGTCAGTctatcagggactcaaacctgggtcacatgcatggcaaaacaggcaccctcccaggtgagctatcttgctggcccataATCAGCACTTTAATGTCCTTATGAAACTGCTTTTAGTTCCCTAATCCTCAATGgtccactgccccccacccccagccagatCTCTAAAACTGTACTTTGAGAGTCActctagtggggggggggaggtgctagcaaaatggttatgcaaaaagacatttatgcctgaggcactgaaggtttcaggttcaatccctagcactaccacaaaccagagctaaactgtgctccagtaaaataaaataaaacaaaataaaataaaatgtccctCTACTGGGACACTTAGTTGAATGCTAACTGGACTGGGTTTTCCTTGCTATGTGGTATGGAAAGGGAATAAGATTGGAGTGATCATTAAAAGAACCCCTAACACTAAAATGTCTAAACCAGCAATGAGAATGATGGAGACAGAACACGTGATTCCAAAAGTTAGTGGTATTAAAAATGAATGTGAGAATGATATGAGAAATGAGagaggcaacccaatcccaaggaAGTggtgaggaaaaaagagagaaggaaagaaaatttaaatgataGGGAAAAATAGAAGGTGCAAGATTAAAAtggtcaattttttttattaaatgaatGCATGCACTGTGAAAGTTTGTCTGATGGGTCCACTTTTTATTAGACTGCCCAGAATATGAATGTATATTTCAGTACATGTATAAATGTCAACAGCATGTTTACAGAGAAATCCAAATATATTACagtaatgattatataaatacaaATTCATGAATTGATATAATTTAATGAGAAATGTGGCTGGATTCTTGTGTCAGATCTCACACACATAAAGTCTACTCTGTAGGTTACTTATATgtgctttatttgtttgttttaccagagcactaatcagctctagttatggtggtgctggggattgaacctgggactttgcagtcttaggcaggagagtctctttgcataacagtcaggctatctaccccaccctgtaGGTTACTTAGAAAACACACCTAAAGCATAAAGCTactagaaggtggaaagtttaaGGCTGAACAAAGACTGGAAAATACTAGCCCAAAGTCAAAGTAGTGTGGCTATATTACTGTAATCAgacaaaatagatttaaaaaaagaacagcaggGTTCCGGTTGAAGCCTCCAGctgcccacgtgcaggggagtcacttcacaagtggtgaagcaggttggcaggtgtctatctttctctccccatctctgtcttcccctcttctttccatttctctctgtcctatccaacaataataactacaacaataaaacagcaagggcaacaaaagggaataaataaatatttaaaaaaaaataacagcacaACTGAacttggtttatggtgatgtgagagattgaaccttggacctcagagcctcagacatgaggttttttttttttttttttgcataactattgtgctgtctccctaacaCCGTGTTACATACAAAATGTATCTTAAGGTAAAGGAATGATGAAAATTTCATCTCACCGGGAAGACAGGATTACAGGAGAACGTAGCATACCCTTCCACAAAAAGAATAGACCAAATAGGAGAAAACTAATTAAAAGTTCTGAAGATTTTGAATATCACAACTTATCAAGCTTGATCTTTGGCACATAGAGAGAACAGTCTCCAGTCTTTGTTTCTTGCCCATTTCATAGGCCTAAGCCAGCAACTGCGGTCCCTGGATCTTGTGTGCCCAAGCCTCATCCTCTGCAGGTTCTCCCCTGTGCTAGAATACTCAGGCCCAGTATGTGAAGACCTCTGCAGATGAGTGAGTGCTGCCACCTTCTCAGTTGAGACACATTGCAGAGAGgccgagagacagagaaacacctgcagcccagtttcactactcacaaagctttcccattgcaggtgaggaccagggacttgaactcaggtccttgtgcattgtaacatgtgtgctcaaccaggtgctccaccacctggccctgttgctactatgattctatcttgGCTTTAATGAGCAGGtaatctcaccaatatgtcctggaacctcacttctccagaatcctatccaccagggaaagatagaaacaggctaggggtatggatcaatttgtcaatgctcatgtcattgaagcaattccagaaaccaGCACTCTTACCTTTTATAACCcagaaggaattttggtccatactcccagatggataaataaATGGGGAAAGTAACAGAAGACTCTCTACCCCATTCCATGAGGACCCAAACcatttgtcaccaagaatcttgtttGTATACTATCAGTGAAAGAGAAGCAAATCTAGAAAActtcagaggaagccaggcactatttcttttatctgagagagaagaggggaaaaaagtaaagatactcaaaagttgtaataggtgtaggggtgacttagaaaggaagtgaaggcagggctgatGAAAAATGAGCACAAATTATATATACATCTATACttagatatagatagttatatgATCACCCCATAtcagtggccttgggagaactactgcaattttcaTTGGagaggatgggaacacagaactctgctggtaggACCTGTAAGGAATTATACCCTtactatcttaaaatcttgtaaattaatattaaatcactcaaaGAAAAAGtgaggccagctggtggcacacctggtagagtgcacgttatagtgtgcaaggacctgtattcaagcCCTTTGGTTTCCATCTTCAGggtgggaagtttcataagcagtgaagcagtgttgcaggtgcctctctgtctctcccccttctctcaacgtctttctgtctctgtaaaaaacaaggaaagaaaattaaggtAGTATAAAACAACTCACAGGAATGTACACATACACGCTATGTTTACATTATACAGAAAGTCTCTTAAGTGTGCAGTGACATTAGGGCTAAAAAGCAATTTGTTAGTTAAAATATTTCATGGCTGAAAAAATATTGaccattggggctgggtggtagcacaaccagTAGAACGCACATATGACCaagcaagtccctggtcccaacctgcaggagggaagcttcatgagtagtgaatgtctctctgactctctcaatcttttcctctcttctcagttcttctctgtcctatcaaatacaagaaaattaaaaaaaaaaaaaaaaaggaaatgagctGCTGGTAGTaatagatttgttgtgcagacaccagTCCCAAGGGTAAGCctgttagaaaaaaaatgctgacCATCATCTGAGCCTTCAAGGAGTGATACTCTTTTTTGCTGTTGGTGAACAGTCTCATAAGAAATCAGTTGTtgaggccagtggtggtgcacctgtttgtgtgtacatgctaccatgctcaaggacttggcttcaagctcctggtccccacttgcagggagggaaattgtgaagcaatattgcaggtatctttccttctctcattgtctcgctcctccttccctctcgatttttctctatcAGATAAGATAAAGCAAAACATTATCAGCAAAGCACAACAAAGCAAGGTTCTCCTGTATGGAGtgggaagatttaaaaaattctaagacTGATATTCCAGGACAAAAGGAGCTAATGGCTTTCCTTCCACAAAGCAGTACCAACCACAGAGAGGGTGACAGAAATGCCAGGGAGTGAACATGATGTGAGATGCCTGCTGCTGTTTTGTAAGCCTGGTGTGGGAGAAGGCATCTTCTGCCTTCACTATTCTCCTCTTTGAGTCCTTCTCTGTCCACCCTCATTCgcccctggggaaaaaaaagtgacccaTCACAGGTGAATCTAGTCTTCCGTGTAGTTGGCATTGGTCATGCCCAAGCCCCCACTGTCTTTCTCTGGGGTTTGGTTTCCAGCTCTTCTCCCCCAGAACCTCAACAGCCAGGCACCCCAGTTCTGCAGCTTCTGCTGCCTCTTGTGAAAGGCCCTGCGCACAGctgaggaggagaaatagaaaatCAAGGGGTCCACACAGGCGTTGAGGGCACCAAGAAACACAGCGCACACCCGCCAATCCAGGCTCTGCCTTTGGAAGAAGCCGATGACGTGAGACAGGTTGTAAGGCCCAAAGCACACCAGGAAGTTGAAGAGGGTCACTGCAGCCAGCGCCACAGCTCTCCAGCGCTTCCGGGCTCCCACCTGGGGCCTGGAGAGCATGATCCGCACAAAGCGCCAGTAGCAGAAGATGGTGACGAACATGGGGATGAAGAAGAGGACCAGGCAGAGCTCCAGTCGCACAGGGAGCAGCACGTCCAGCTGCTCTGGGTTGAAGCCATCATAGCAGACGGTGGTGTTTTTCTCGGCTTGGGTAGGTAAGTAAAGCACGATGATGACGATGCTGCAGTGTCCAAAGGACATGAGCCAGGACACCAGGGCGGCGATGAGGCCGTACAGGGGCCTGCGGGTCAGCTTGTACTGCACTGGGAAGGCCACGCTGCGGTAGCGCTCGATGCTGATGCCCGCCAGCAGCCATGTGCTGCAGTAGATGCCACTGTAGAAGCCATATGCAGTGAAGGCACACAGGGCGACAGACAGGCCCCAGTGGAAGTTGTTCATGGCCTCGTACATCTTAaagggcagcagcagcagcatcaggAGGTCAGCCAGTGTCAGGCTGAGCAGCAGGATGTGGATGGGTGCAGGCTGGGGCTGGCGCACCCGCCCCAAGAAGGCCCTCAGGGCCAGCAGGTTGGCTGGGAGGCCGAGGAGGAAAGAtaggaaatagaggaagagaagagcCAGGTTTCGGGGTTGTTGGTCCATCTTTCCTAAAGAGATGAAAGGTGGCATCAGAATCTTCTCAGACATGGATTTCTCATTCCCAAGCCAAGGAATTAGTCCTTTGCTTTATTGcatcttctcccccccccattagcAGGTGACTGTTGGTaacctttccttttattatttttttaaattatttattattggataaagagagagaaattgataggagaggagggggtaatgggggagagagacagagagacatgtacagctctgcttcactactcgtgaagctctcttcctgcaggtggggaccaggggcttgaacctgtgcactctaatgtgtgtgcttaaccaggcacaccactgcctggctccctattgGTAACCTTTCAAACTCAGTGCTGCTTTGCTTCCAGTAGatccagtgccccccccccccagccaaatGGCTTCTTCAgaacctccctcctctctctccccaagaATGAGAGCATAGCCTTCCCACCAAGATGGCAGTGGGCTAGCAGGTTATGTTTTCTTTCACGGCCTCCAATGCAACCAAAACTACGAATACATGAAAAACCAGCATAAAGATGAACTTTtgggggggccaagcagtggctcaCAAGCACGTGCATTAATTACAGTATGcaattgcagtgcacaaggaacccagtttaagctcctgatccccacctgcagatatggtgtgtgtggtggaagtttcacgagtggtgaaacattgctgcatgtgtctctctttctctctccctccctgtctaccccctcaccctcaattttgctgactctatccaaaataatataataaattaaaaaagaaaagtttaataaaaaacaagaaataaataaatttggagcTCAGATGAACTAACAATGAAGGGGAAAGGCCCATAATCCAGTCAGTGAGGTCAAGCAGATATTCACTTCTCACTAGTCTCCACATCAGCTGGCCCCGACACTGCACTCAGccatctctctgggctctcagcaccaccacccaactagCTGCTGCTCCTGCTGTCCTTGCTGGTCTCTGCCACTGCTGCCTGCTGTCACCTACCTGCCTCCATTGCGGCAACCTAAGAGACCCAGATAGCCATTGGGATCTCCATGTCTTCTGTCCATAGCAGCCAAGCCACTGCCATCTTTGTGGCTCAGCTAGCTCCACTGCTATCTGTCTGGCCCACACTGCCTCTATTGTAACTCTATGTTCTTACTTTACatctgaaggggagagaaaatgagggaaacaaatgctataaatcacATGGGAATTACAGACAGTTGAAAGCAGCCATAGAAAAACCCAGTCCCTATAGTAATGAATCCTAGGGATGGGGCCACAGAGAACCAAGCCACTGGGGTACAGTGCAGGGATCCTTCCAAAAGTTTGTAATATACCTGCAAATTCAAACCTCTGGTTTGGTAGAACCTTTGCAAGATAGCCTTAGCCAGGCACTTATAACTGTGTATCCGTGAGCATGACCTGCACCTGGCTGAATACTTACTGCTGACCCTAATCCTAATAGCAAATCAAACAAATTGGATAGTTATGGGCCAAGACAGAAGCTCAAAGGAAAACTCTAACGGAACTATATAGATTCTCTGATGAAGACTTCAAAGCTATAGTCTGAAGGATGCTCACCAAACTGATAAAATTTTTGGAGGAGTACTCCAAGAAATTCAGAGAAATGATAAGAGAAATTACTGAAAGTTCATAACAATGATGCCCAGGTGAGGAAAGTAGGCAGGACTCAATATTCAAAAAGTGCTGATGTTTAAGCTTACAGTTAATAAGACCTAcgaatgattatatatatatatatatatacacacacatatatatatatacacatatatgcatatatgttgaGGGGGACATGTTCAGGAAGATAGATATGAAAGTTCATCATGAAAATCAGGAAAACCAAGTAGAACTCACCAAAAATACAAAAAGCAAAAATCTCTAGAACTAATGAAAATACTAGAGTTAGGGGACAACATCAAGAGGAACGTGAAATActacagaaaggaaaagacacaaagaaaaggacagaattcatatttgaagaaatattaaCTGAGAATGTCcctaaaataaagaaggagatgATACCCCACATTGAGGAATCTTGAAGCTCTGCAAGAAAAAGGAGacctggagttgggcagtagcacagcaagttaagtgctagtgacgcaaagtgcaaggactgtcagaaggatcccggttcaagcccacagctccccacctgcaggggagttgcttcacaaggggtgaagcaggtctacaggtgtctatctttctctccccctctctgtcttcccctcctctctctgtttctttctgtcctaacaatgatgaaatcaataacaacaataataactacaacaataaaaaaaaaggaaacaaaacctaAGCTTACCAAGGTatgtaacagtaaaaaaaaaaaaaaaaaagcaaagatcaAAGACAAAGAGGATTCTGAGAGTAACTGGAAAAAACCAAGAGTTCACCTTTAAGGGAAATTCCATAACACTATCAACTGATTGCTCTACAGACACTTTGAAAGGcagaaaggactggcataatgtaGTCAAAGtttgactggaaaaaaaaattgtccagtggtccaggaggtggcacagtgataaagctttggactctcaagcatgaggtcctgagtttgagccccagcagcacatgtgccagagtgatgtctggttctctctcttcctatgtttctcataaataaataaataaataaataaataaataaataaataaataaataaaatcatccaCCCCCAAATACTTCATCCTGCTAGGTTATCAATAAAGTTTGAAGAAGAGATGAATAGCCTTTCAGATAAGCAGCAGTTAAGAATGTTTTTAATTCACTAAACCAGATCACCAAGAAATGCTAAAGGATCATATACCAAGTTAAAATACGAATGACATCACTCATAGTAGTCAGCAAAGCCAGGTAAACAAGTCCAAGGAAGACTGTGAGCCCAAACAATAGAACTGAAGTTAACAAGGGGGATTGGTTGGTGGAGCTGCTTCTGTCTCATCTCCAGAGCTAGAGTTTTGATCCCAATGGATTTTTCCCCAAGCACAAGCAAAGTTAGGTGCCTTGCCTTTTCCTGCTGGCAGATGGATGGTTGTTCAAATGCACCAAGTCTTAGAAGCAGGTAACATCTTGTCTAACTGGGCCACTGCTTCCCAAACCTTTATACCTGGAGGATCACATGATCAAAAAGAGGAAGGTCAATAGTTGAGCTCTTTCCAATGGAGTTTGACCCTCTTCTTCTTTCATCAAACTTATTCCCATAGACTCCAGATCATCATAGTTCACTTGGGCTTTCTCAATCTCCTACCTCCCAAGCAATGCATTCTGTTTCCTTTCCATGGGCGGTTATTCCAAACAACTTTGTACATACACATCTTGTGCCCCCCAGCACTTTCTTCACCACTTCCTCCCCCACCATTTCTCCCAAGGCCCCTGATCTGGtcagtttcctcttctctttcccagAGGCTTGAGCTGAAACTGGTTAGCAGCTTCAGCATTTCCTGACTTCCTCTGGCCCTTTAGGCCCTTTCTTACATGTTTTTCCACAGATTCTGAATAGCTTGGGTGCATTTGCAAATCAGGTTCTGAGTCTTCCTCCTCATTCCTTTCATTCCCTCTCCATTTGG
The DNA window shown above is from Erinaceus europaeus chromosome 2, mEriEur2.1, whole genome shotgun sequence and carries:
- the LOC103128635 gene encoding free fatty acid receptor 2-like, which translates into the protein MSEKILMPPFISLGKMDQQPRNLALLFLYFLSFLLGLPANLLALRAFLGRVRQPQPAPIHILLLSLTLADLLMLLLLPFKMYEAMNNFHWGLSVALCAFTAYGFYSGIYCSTWLLAGISIERYRSVAFPVQYKLTRRPLYGLIAALVSWLMSFGHCSIVIIVLYLPTQAEKNTTVCYDGFNPEQLDVLLPVRLELCLVLFFIPMFVTIFCYWRFVRIMLSRPQVGARKRWRAVALAAVTLFNFLVCFGPYNLSHVIGFFQRQSLDWRVCAVFLGALNACVDPLIFYFSSSAVRRAFHKRQQKLQNWGAWLLRFWGRRAGNQTPEKDSGGLGMTNANYTED